The following are from one region of the Arcobacter defluvii genome:
- the nuoE gene encoding complex I 24 kDa subunit family protein — MNTFEYTPENEIKFQEYVSRYPKIDSCMLPALWLVQEQIGWVSPEAMIYVAEKIGKTPIQVYEVATFYTMFNLKPVGKYHIELCKTVSCMLCGSRELKKHIKETIGIDAGQTSDDGLFTLTEVECLGACGGAPMFALNGEYHEKLTKEKVDELIKECRNDN; from the coding sequence ATGAATACATTTGAATACACACCTGAAAATGAAATAAAATTTCAAGAATATGTATCAAGATATCCAAAAATTGATTCATGTATGTTACCAGCACTTTGGTTAGTTCAAGAACAAATTGGATGGGTAAGTCCTGAAGCTATGATTTATGTGGCAGAAAAAATTGGTAAAACTCCTATTCAAGTATATGAAGTTGCAACTTTTTATACAATGTTTAACTTAAAACCAGTAGGAAAATATCATATTGAACTTTGCAAAACTGTCTCTTGTATGTTATGTGGTAGCCGTGAATTAAAAAAACATATAAAAGAAACTATAGGAATAGATGCTGGTCAAACAAGTGACGATGGATTATTCACACTAACTGAAGTTGAATGTCTAGGAGCTTGTGGTGGAGCACCTATGTTTGCATTAAATGGAGAGTATCACGAAAAATTAACTAAAGAGAAAGTTGATGAACTTATAAAGGAGTGTAGAAATGATAACTAA
- a CDS encoding NADH-quinone oxidoreductase subunit D, with protein MFNCDMLIDSKDLKSTISKLKNDENYTILLDITAVDYSKYPDITPSRFAVVYILRDSTFKKQISIKSFVDDNTLEIDSICDLYESANWAERETYDQYGIKFVGHPNLKRVLNHHQFVGHPLRKDYETTKGQICTQTEDLMDEMLPKLKSKGYSDEEIKDLMLLNVGPSHPASHGTIRNFVALEGETITTCVTEIGYLHRGFEKSCENHTYSQIIPYTDRLNYCSAILNNIGYAKAVEEMLNIEITPRAKMIRVIIGELSRIIDHLVCNAANMVDLGGLTNFWYLFTPRDKAYDLLSKLTGARLTNTYTRIGGLEFDLYDGFSSDLQEVLKSVETAIDDALSLIAHNKIFHDRTQDVGVIKGNFALKNGITGPNLRAAGVAYDLRKDKPYYGYENFDFDMVIGSHGDVYDRMMCRFEEMIQSMRIIRQAMKNLPDGDINIYAPGVLLPSKKDVYGNIEGLMNQFKLTFEGIHVPKGEYYSSTEAANGELGFFIVSDGSGRPYKVKCRPPCFYSLASYSKIVEGGMLADAVVTMASMNFIAGEFDR; from the coding sequence ATGTTTAATTGTGATATGTTAATCGATTCTAAAGATTTAAAATCGACTATTTCTAAACTTAAAAATGATGAAAACTACACTATTTTACTCGATATTACTGCTGTAGATTATTCAAAATATCCAGATATTACACCTTCTAGATTTGCTGTAGTTTATATATTAAGAGATTCAACTTTTAAAAAACAAATTTCTATTAAATCTTTTGTTGATGATAATACTTTAGAGATAGATTCAATTTGTGATTTATATGAATCTGCAAATTGGGCAGAAAGAGAAACATATGACCAATATGGAATAAAATTTGTTGGTCATCCTAATTTAAAAAGAGTTTTAAATCATCATCAATTTGTTGGGCATCCTTTAAGAAAAGATTATGAAACTACAAAAGGACAAATTTGTACACAAACTGAAGATTTGATGGATGAAATGCTTCCTAAACTAAAATCTAAAGGTTATAGTGACGAAGAGATAAAAGATTTAATGCTTTTAAATGTTGGACCATCTCACCCTGCAAGTCACGGAACAATTAGAAACTTTGTAGCACTTGAAGGTGAAACTATTACAACTTGTGTTACAGAAATTGGATATTTACATAGAGGATTTGAAAAATCTTGTGAAAATCACACTTATTCTCAAATTATTCCATATACAGATAGATTAAATTACTGTAGTGCTATTTTAAATAATATTGGTTATGCAAAAGCTGTTGAAGAGATGTTAAATATAGAAATAACTCCAAGAGCAAAAATGATAAGAGTTATTATTGGAGAATTAAGTAGAATTATCGATCATCTTGTTTGTAATGCTGCAAATATGGTTGATTTAGGTGGACTTACAAACTTTTGGTATTTATTTACTCCAAGAGATAAAGCTTATGATCTGCTATCAAAATTAACAGGAGCAAGACTAACTAATACTTATACAAGAATTGGTGGATTAGAATTTGATTTATATGATGGATTTAGCTCTGATTTGCAAGAAGTTTTAAAATCAGTTGAAACAGCAATTGATGATGCTTTATCTTTGATAGCACACAATAAAATTTTCCATGATAGAACACAAGATGTGGGTGTTATAAAAGGTAATTTTGCTTTAAAAAATGGAATAACTGGTCCTAATTTAAGAGCAGCTGGTGTTGCATATGATTTAAGAAAAGACAAACCATATTATGGTTATGAAAACTTTGATTTTGATATGGTAATTGGAAGCCATGGGGATGTTTATGACAGAATGATGTGTAGATTTGAAGAGATGATACAATCAATGAGAATCATAAGACAAGCTATGAAAAATCTTCCAGATGGAGATATAAATATTTATGCTCCAGGAGTATTACTTCCTTCAAAAAAAGATGTTTATGGAAATATTGAAGGTTTAATGAATCAATTTAAACTTACATTTGAAGGAATTCATGTACCAAAAGGTGAATACTATTCTTCAACTGAAGCTGCAAATGGAGAATTAGGATTTTTTATAGTTAGTGATGGAAGTGGAAGACCTTATAAAGTTAAATGTAGACCACCATGTTTTTATTCACTTGCAAGTTATTCTAAAATAGTTGAAGGTGGGATGCTTGCAGATGCAGTTGTAACAATGGCAAGTATGAATTTTATTGCAGGAGAGTTTGATAGATAA
- a CDS encoding NADH-quinone oxidoreductase subunit B, which translates to MGLGVESKLGDSIVTTRLDHAINWGRSYSLWPMAFGTACCGIEFMAVAGAKYDLSRFGAEVVRFSPRQADLLIVAGTISYKQAPILKKIYEQMCEPKWVISMGACACSGGFYDNYTTVQGIDQIIPVDEYIAGCPPRPEAVLDAIMRIQEKAKDESILKDRVKDYKGFLDV; encoded by the coding sequence ATGGGATTAGGAGTTGAATCAAAACTAGGTGATAGCATAGTTACGACTAGACTTGATCACGCAATAAATTGGGGAAGATCGTATTCTTTATGGCCTATGGCATTTGGAACTGCTTGTTGTGGAATTGAATTCATGGCAGTTGCAGGAGCTAAATATGACTTATCAAGATTTGGAGCTGAAGTTGTAAGATTTTCTCCAAGACAAGCAGATTTACTGATAGTTGCAGGAACAATTTCATATAAACAAGCCCCTATTTTAAAAAAAATCTATGAACAAATGTGCGAACCAAAATGGGTTATTTCTATGGGTGCATGTGCTTGTAGTGGTGGATTTTATGACAACTATACAACAGTTCAAGGAATTGATCAAATAATTCCAGTTGATGAGTACATTGCAGGCTGTCCACCGCGTCCTGAAGCAGTTCTTGATGCGATTATGAGAATTCAAGAAAAAGCAAAAGATGAATCAATTTTAAAAGATAGAGTCAAAGATTATAAAGGATTTTTAGATGTTTAA
- a CDS encoding NADH-quinone oxidoreductase subunit A: protein MSTQLILASVIFVAIGVILSLVFVLTKFIGPKNENSQLKNSVYESGISNPIGNTNIRFSVKFYLVAISFLLFDVEIVFMFPWAVNVVELGYYGLIKMFIFMGLLFAGLIYIYKKKALLWD from the coding sequence ATGTCAACACAATTAATATTAGCTTCTGTAATTTTTGTTGCTATTGGTGTTATTTTATCTTTAGTTTTTGTTTTGACTAAATTTATTGGACCAAAGAATGAAAATTCACAATTAAAAAACTCTGTTTATGAAAGTGGTATTTCTAATCCTATTGGAAATACAAATATCAGATTTTCTGTGAAGTTTTATTTAGTTGCTATTTCCTTTTTATTATTTGATGTTGAAATAGTATTTATGTTTCCTTGGGCTGTAAATGTCGTTGAATTAGGTTATTATGGCTTAATTAAGATGTTTATATTTATGGGATTGTTGTTCGCTGGATTAATTTATATTTATAAGAAAAAGGCTTTATTATGGGATTAG
- a CDS encoding MalY/PatB family protein, with protein sequence MLNNIEYNFDEEINRKNTNCAKYDGLKKYFGYEDLNPLWVADMDFKTPSFINDAIIKAASNSLYGYSVDTSELYASIINWQKNEHDWQIEQKDIFMINGVVPAYSACIEAFSEIGDEVIVQTPIYPPLFKCVTVNGRIVVVNELKKDENNYYTMDLEDLEKKITSKTKILALCSPHNPVGRVWSKEELEKLANICIKHNIIIVSDEIHSDITFKKFTPIASISKEIANQTITLNSPGKTFNIAGLNCAYAISKNEEILNKFKKIAIKREINSINFFGYVSTKAAYENGSVFVKELKKYIMNNILFTKDYLKNINSKIDFFIPEATYLLWLDFSKTGLSHDEIKDILLTKCKIALNDGVSFGSNGSKYFRLNTALSKKTLEIALKQLSYEF encoded by the coding sequence ATGCTTAATAATATTGAATATAATTTTGATGAAGAGATAAATAGAAAAAATACAAATTGTGCGAAATATGATGGTTTAAAAAAATATTTTGGTTATGAGGATTTAAATCCACTTTGGGTAGCTGATATGGATTTTAAAACTCCATCATTTATAAATGATGCAATTATAAAAGCAGCTTCTAACTCTTTATATGGTTATAGTGTTGATACATCTGAACTTTATGCTTCAATTATCAATTGGCAAAAAAATGAACATGATTGGCAAATTGAACAAAAAGATATTTTTATGATAAATGGAGTAGTTCCAGCTTATAGTGCTTGTATTGAAGCATTTAGTGAAATTGGTGATGAAGTTATAGTTCAAACTCCAATTTATCCACCACTTTTTAAATGCGTTACAGTAAATGGTAGAATTGTAGTTGTAAATGAACTAAAAAAAGATGAAAATAACTATTACACTATGGATTTAGAAGATTTAGAAAAGAAAATAACTTCTAAAACAAAAATTTTAGCACTTTGTTCTCCTCATAATCCAGTTGGTCGTGTTTGGAGTAAAGAAGAACTCGAAAAATTAGCAAACATTTGTATAAAACATAACATCATTATAGTTTCAGATGAGATTCATAGTGATATCACTTTTAAAAAGTTTACTCCTATTGCATCTATTTCAAAAGAGATAGCAAATCAAACAATTACACTTAATAGTCCTGGAAAAACTTTTAATATCGCAGGTTTAAATTGTGCATATGCAATAAGTAAAAATGAAGAAATTTTAAATAAATTTAAAAAAATCGCAATTAAAAGAGAGATAAATTCAATAAACTTTTTTGGTTATGTTTCAACAAAAGCAGCCTATGAAAATGGTTCAGTATTTGTTAAAGAATTAAAAAAATATATCATGAATAATATTTTATTTACAAAAGATTATTTAAAAAATATAAATTCAAAAATTGATTTTTTTATTCCTGAAGCAACATATCTTTTATGGTTAGATTTTTCTAAAACAGGACTTTCTCACGATGAAATAAAAGATATTTTACTCACAAAATGCAAAATTGCCCTAAATGATGGTGTTTCTTTTGGTAGCAATGGTAGCAAATATTTTAGACTTAATACTGCATTAAGTAAAAAAACTCTAGAGATAGCCCTAAAACAGCTTTCTTATGAGTTCTAA
- a CDS encoding menaquinone biosynthesis decarboxylase: MKEAIELLKKNNLLRVIDDELDIYLEIPHIAYIEVKKEDSKALLFTNVVDKKNNKKFDIPVLMNVFCNEKAVRLFIGDGDKIGAEIEGLLKMKPPTTFSEKLSTFGKLFALKNTIPKKLKGKGECQQVIKLGSDAKLSDLPILTTWEQDGGPFITMGQVYTTSLNGELKNLGMYRLQVYDDQTLGMHWQIHKDSNHFFHEYKKAGKKMPVSIGIGGDPMYIWCGQAPLPIGIFELMLYGFVKNKNAQLVKSITNDIYVPKDNDFIIEGFVDPSKMRIEGPFGDHTGYYTLEEEYPFMQVSAITSKKNPTYLATVVGKPPLEDKYMGFATERIFLPLLKTTAPDLIDYYMPENGVFHNLIVAKIKTLYPGHASQMMHAFWGVGQMSFVKHAIFVNEDAPELTSHEEISKYILNRINVEDMLVSKGVVDALDHSSPKFAVGGKLGLDCTGDEVAELGITLLEDDELLQKMQNISNEVKALKQYFKDTKNPICVISVEKTRNQKYLFEELKPLFEHIKILIIVDSAKNDVTNSYMLVWRVCNNIDSNRDLFIDGHTMCLDATDKNAHDNFKRRWPDDVDCTKEVIESLRERKIIDISDEFIKKFYL, from the coding sequence ATGAAAGAAGCTATTGAACTATTAAAAAAAAATAATTTGCTAAGAGTTATCGATGATGAATTAGATATATATTTAGAAATTCCACATATTGCTTATATTGAAGTAAAAAAAGAGGATTCTAAAGCTTTATTATTTACAAATGTTGTAGATAAAAAAAATAATAAAAAATTTGATATACCAGTTTTGATGAATGTTTTTTGTAATGAAAAAGCTGTAAGACTTTTTATTGGAGATGGAGATAAAATTGGAGCTGAAATAGAAGGGCTTTTAAAAATGAAGCCACCAACAACTTTTAGCGAAAAATTATCTACTTTTGGAAAATTATTTGCACTTAAAAACACAATTCCTAAAAAATTAAAAGGGAAAGGTGAGTGTCAACAAGTAATAAAACTTGGAAGTGATGCAAAACTTTCTGATTTACCAATTCTTACAACTTGGGAACAAGACGGAGGTCCTTTTATTACAATGGGGCAAGTGTACACGACTTCTTTAAATGGTGAATTAAAAAACCTTGGAATGTATAGACTTCAAGTTTATGATGACCAAACTTTAGGAATGCATTGGCAAATTCATAAAGACTCAAATCATTTCTTCCATGAGTATAAAAAAGCTGGTAAAAAAATGCCAGTATCAATTGGAATAGGAGGTGATCCTATGTATATTTGGTGCGGGCAAGCTCCGCTTCCAATAGGAATTTTTGAACTTATGCTTTATGGTTTTGTAAAAAATAAAAATGCCCAACTTGTAAAATCAATTACAAATGATATTTATGTTCCAAAAGATAATGATTTTATTATCGAAGGTTTTGTTGATCCTTCAAAAATGAGAATTGAAGGACCATTTGGAGACCATACTGGATATTATACACTTGAAGAAGAGTATCCATTTATGCAAGTTTCGGCAATTACAAGTAAGAAAAATCCTACATATTTAGCAACTGTTGTTGGTAAACCACCACTTGAAGATAAATATATGGGATTTGCAACTGAAAGAATCTTCTTACCATTATTAAAAACAACGGCTCCTGATTTAATAGATTATTATATGCCTGAAAATGGTGTTTTCCATAATCTAATTGTTGCAAAAATTAAAACACTTTATCCTGGACATGCTTCTCAAATGATGCATGCATTTTGGGGAGTAGGGCAAATGAGTTTTGTTAAACATGCGATTTTTGTAAATGAAGATGCACCTGAACTGACTTCACATGAAGAGATTTCAAAATATATTTTAAATAGAATAAATGTTGAAGATATGTTAGTTTCAAAAGGTGTAGTTGATGCACTTGACCATTCATCTCCAAAATTTGCAGTTGGTGGAAAATTAGGACTTGATTGTACTGGTGATGAAGTTGCTGAACTTGGAATTACACTTTTAGAAGATGATGAATTACTTCAAAAAATGCAAAATATTTCAAATGAAGTAAAAGCTTTAAAACAATATTTCAAAGATACAAAAAATCCAATTTGCGTAATTAGTGTAGAAAAAACTAGAAATCAAAAATATCTTTTTGAAGAGTTAAAACCACTTTTTGAACATATTAAAATTTTAATAATAGTTGATAGTGCAAAAAATGATGTAACTAATTCTTATATGTTAGTTTGGAGAGTTTGTAATAATATCGATTCAAATAGAGATTTATTTATTGATGGTCATACAATGTGTTTAGATGCAACTGACAAAAATGCTCATGATAATTTTAAACGAAGATGGCCTGATGATGTTGATTGTACAAAAGAGGTTATTGAGTCATTAAGAGAGAGAAAGATTATTGATATAAGTGATGAGTTTATAAAAAAATTCTATTTATAA
- a CDS encoding threonine/serine exporter family protein — translation MTEIIVKMLIESIFASVAAVGFAMVFNVPKHTLVYCAFGGAITYIARTMFLHLGLGIEISTFLASTFIGIVALRWSRKYLIPRPVYTVASIIPMIPGTYAFAAMISLVDMNSHGVTTELIDIFINNGLKAVSILGAISFGLALPSLYFMRLNRPII, via the coding sequence ATGACAGAAATAATAGTAAAAATGCTCATTGAATCTATATTTGCAAGTGTTGCTGCTGTTGGTTTTGCCATGGTTTTTAATGTACCAAAACATACTTTGGTTTATTGTGCATTTGGTGGAGCAATTACTTATATAGCAAGAACAATGTTTTTACACTTAGGTTTAGGAATTGAAATATCAACTTTTTTAGCTTCAACTTTTATAGGAATTGTTGCTCTTAGATGGTCAAGAAAATATCTAATACCAAGACCTGTTTATACTGTTGCTTCAATTATTCCCATGATTCCTGGAACTTATGCATTTGCAGCGATGATTAGTTTAGTTGATATGAATAGTCATGGAGTTACAACTGAATTAATAGATATTTTTATTAATAATGGGTTAAAAGCAGTTTCTATTTTAGGAGCTATTAGTTTTGGTTTAGCATTACCATCTTTATATTTTATGAGATTAAATAGACCAATTATTTAG
- a CDS encoding threonine/serine exporter family protein encodes MNNLSYQEQTIITRGIIKAAVLMSEFGAESILIEQGAQRLGKALGVDSVEISLIPSAIVLTTLHNNQSVTTTRRVHHKPINMSIVCEIQKIIIDIEKYEHDVEYLDEILKNFKPKYYNRWLVVFMVGCACASFAYLQGSDTSAFFITFLASSTAMFVRQELAKRKFVLIITFGVTAFVATMIASLSQISGVSATPNIALASSVLLLAPGFAFVNSFLDSLKGYLMMGWGRWMDGVLLTIATSIGIIIAMAILNMKGW; translated from the coding sequence ATGAACAACTTAAGTTATCAAGAACAAACAATTATCACAAGAGGTATCATAAAAGCTGCTGTTTTAATGAGCGAATTTGGAGCAGAATCTATTTTGATAGAACAAGGAGCTCAAAGATTAGGTAAAGCTTTGGGAGTTGATTCTGTTGAAATTTCATTAATTCCTTCAGCCATCGTATTAACAACTTTACATAATAATCAATCAGTTACAACAACAAGAAGAGTTCATCATAAACCAATAAATATGTCAATAGTTTGTGAAATTCAAAAAATTATAATTGATATAGAAAAATATGAACATGATGTAGAATATCTTGATGAAATTTTGAAAAATTTCAAACCTAAATATTATAATAGATGGCTCGTAGTTTTTATGGTAGGATGTGCTTGTGCTTCATTTGCATATTTACAAGGTAGTGATACAAGTGCTTTTTTTATAACATTTTTGGCTTCAAGTACAGCGATGTTTGTAAGACAAGAATTAGCAAAAAGAAAATTTGTTTTAATTATCACTTTTGGAGTTACAGCCTTTGTAGCAACTATGATTGCAAGTCTTTCCCAAATAAGTGGAGTTAGTGCAACTCCTAATATAGCACTAGCATCAAGTGTATTATTGCTTGCTCCTGGATTTGCCTTTGTTAACTCATTTTTAGACTCTTTAAAAGGTTATTTGATGATGGGTTGGGGACGTTGGATGGATGGAGTACTGCTTACAATTGCAACTTCAATTGGAATAATCATTGCTATGGCTATTTTAAATATGAAAGGTTGGTAA
- a CDS encoding DNA methyltransferase, whose amino-acid sequence MKYNDLDLKNWQELEINTDSLWIINQRDKSGKHKNVYHGNFIPQIPNQLINRCTKKNDVILEPFMGSGTTLFECEKLNRKYIG is encoded by the coding sequence ATGAAATATAATGATTTAGATTTAAAAAACTGGCAAGAGTTAGAAATAAACACAGATTCTCTTTGGATAATAAATCAAAGAGATAAAAGTGGAAAACATAAAAATGTATATCACGGAAATTTTATTCCTCAAATTCCAAATCAATTAATCAATCGTTGTACAAAAAAAAATGATGTGATACTTGAACCTTTTATGGGAAGTGGAACTACACTTTTTGAATGTGAAAAATTAAATCGTAAATATATAGGATAA
- a CDS encoding HNH endonuclease produces the protein MEKNIVYKDLTYSEAIEKVIFDNGGYASLKYIYENIEKYRKKTGLTPDNTIQERVQRDNRFTRIAKGVYALTDFVNTLENNNDKYIEFSENEVVLKPIKKIETEKTISQKIRIGQNDFRQALLKSLKKCPITHLDEKRLLIASHIKPWVYCDNNERLDINNGFLLSPLFDKLFDKSVGLITFTSEKEILISNKLSKENIKRLGIKHRQIINDLPLNGREEFLEYHRKYIFQG, from the coding sequence ATGGAGAAAAATATTGTGTATAAAGATTTGACATATTCAGAAGCTATTGAAAAAGTTATATTTGATAATGGTGGTTACGCATCATTAAAATATATTTATGAAAATATTGAAAAATACCGTAAAAAAACTGGATTAACTCCTGATAATACAATTCAAGAAAGAGTTCAAAGAGATAATAGATTCACAAGAATTGCAAAAGGTGTTTATGCTTTGACTGATTTTGTAAATACATTAGAAAATAATAATGATAAATATATCGAATTTAGTGAAAATGAAGTTGTTCTAAAACCAATTAAAAAAATAGAAACAGAAAAAACTATTAGTCAAAAAATTAGAATTGGTCAAAATGATTTTAGACAGGCTTTGTTAAAAAGTTTGAAAAAATGTCCGATTACCCATTTAGATGAAAAAAGATTATTAATTGCAAGTCATATTAAACCTTGGGTTTATTGTGATAATAATGAGAGACTTGATATAAATAATGGATTTTTACTATCACCTTTATTTGACAAACTTTTTGATAAAAGTGTTGGTCTTATCACTTTTACATCAGAAAAAGAAATTTTAATATCAAATAAATTGAGTAAAGAGAATATTAAAAGATTAGGTATTAAACATAGACAAATTATAAATGATTTACCACTTAATGGTAGAGAAGAGTTTTTAGAATATCATAGAAAATATATTTTTCAAGGCTAA
- a CDS encoding type III pantothenate kinase yields the protein MILCDIGNTTFHFLINGKHKKYFLDEKVPKFDDKIYFISVNEKATKKLLKKNSKAKDIKELLKFDTSYQGLGIDRAVACSFQDNCVIVDAGSAITVDIIENGQHQGGFIMLGLQRFIKTYPKISKKLKFDFEKNVNLDKIPLRTIDAIQYAMLKSIILPIKEVSLNKNIIFTGGDGEFLSKYFENSTYKKDLIFENMKRIIDANNCIA from the coding sequence TTGATTTTATGTGATATAGGAAATACAACTTTCCACTTTTTGATAAATGGAAAACATAAAAAATATTTTTTAGATGAAAAAGTTCCAAAGTTTGATGATAAAATCTATTTTATATCTGTAAATGAAAAAGCTACAAAAAAATTACTTAAAAAAAATTCAAAAGCAAAAGATATAAAAGAACTTTTGAAATTTGATACTTCTTATCAAGGTTTAGGAATAGATAGGGCGGTTGCTTGTAGTTTTCAAGATAATTGTGTGATTGTTGATGCAGGAAGTGCAATAACAGTTGATATTATAGAAAATGGTCAACATCAGGGTGGATTTATAATGTTAGGTTTACAAAGATTTATAAAAACTTATCCAAAAATATCAAAAAAATTAAAGTTTGATTTTGAAAAAAATGTAAATTTAGATAAAATACCGCTTCGCACGATTGATGCTATACAATATGCTATGCTAAAATCTATCATTTTACCAATCAAAGAAGTAAGTTTAAATAAAAATATAATATTTACTGGTGGTGATGGAGAGTTTTTAAGTAAATATTTTGAGAATAGTACATATAAAAAAGATTTAATATTTGAGAATATGAAAAGGATAATTGATGCTAACAATTGCATTGCCTAA
- the hisG gene encoding ATP phosphoribosyltransferase encodes MLTIALPKGRIAEETLDKFEKAFGEKFVFEDRKLILKKTGFTFLNVRNQDVPTYVMHGAADLGVVGLDVLEEKEYDLIKLLDLELGKCKVAFGLRRGEKLNFDKSKITIATKHEKIAKKYFEQKAMAVEIIKLYGSIELAPLVGLCDCIVDIVETGETMKQNGLEVGPTIMESSAHLIANKNSFYAKKDLILDLKERIEVHL; translated from the coding sequence ATGCTAACAATTGCATTGCCTAAAGGAAGAATTGCTGAGGAGACTCTTGATAAATTTGAAAAAGCTTTTGGTGAAAAGTTTGTTTTTGAAGATAGAAAACTAATACTAAAAAAAACAGGTTTTACTTTTTTAAATGTAAGAAATCAAGATGTACCAACTTATGTAATGCATGGAGCAGCTGATTTAGGCGTTGTTGGACTTGATGTTTTAGAAGAAAAAGAGTATGACCTAATCAAACTTTTGGATTTGGAACTTGGAAAGTGTAAAGTTGCTTTTGGACTTAGACGTGGTGAAAAACTAAATTTTGACAAAAGTAAAATTACAATTGCTACAAAACATGAAAAAATTGCTAAAAAATATTTTGAACAAAAAGCTATGGCAGTTGAGATTATCAAACTTTATGGTTCTATTGAACTTGCACCTTTAGTTGGACTTTGTGATTGTATTGTTGATATTGTTGAAACTGGTGAAACAATGAAACAAAATGGGCTTGAAGTAGGACCAACAATCATGGAAAGTAGCGCACATTTAATTGCAAATAAAAACTCATTTTATGCAAAAAAAGATTTAATCTTAGATTTAAAAGAAAGAATAGAAGTACACTTATAA
- a CDS encoding class I SAM-dependent DNA methyltransferase, with product MGLDLYAKIEPFLDFEEEVYTLHKEFLRFVMTNDLDNIIDIGCGQGYFLENLRVNKKKYFGIDLSVEQIKVCQSKGLNAQAVALKDVKEKFDCATAIFDVLNYIPKEELKTFLKETNEVLNQGAYFIFDVNSYFGFDEVAQGTITIDFEDKFIAIDANFEDEKLQTDITLFEEQENGLFTKEQDSIIQEYHSKELLTNVLEEIDFEVVEIKEFNLHTDEIADKLIFICRKK from the coding sequence ATGGGATTGGATTTATACGCAAAAATTGAACCTTTTTTAGATTTTGAAGAAGAGGTTTATACTTTACACAAAGAGTTTTTACGATTTGTGATGACTAATGATTTAGACAATATTATTGATATTGGTTGTGGTCAAGGATATTTCCTAGAAAACCTAAGAGTAAATAAAAAAAAGTATTTTGGAATTGATTTAAGTGTTGAGCAAATCAAAGTTTGCCAATCTAAAGGCTTAAATGCACAAGCAGTTGCTTTAAAAGATGTAAAAGAAAAATTTGATTGTGCAACAGCTATATTTGATGTCTTAAATTATATTCCAAAAGAAGAGTTGAAAACTTTTTTAAAAGAAACAAATGAAGTTTTAAATCAAGGTGCTTATTTTATCTTTGATGTAAATTCATATTTTGGTTTTGATGAGGTTGCTCAAGGAACTATAACTATTGACTTTGAAGATAAATTTATTGCAATTGATGCAAATTTTGAAGATGAAAAACTTCAAACTGATATTACACTTTTTGAAGAACAAGAAAATGGACTTTTTACAAAAGAACAAGATTCAATAATCCAAGAATATCACTCTAAAGAATTATTAACAAATGTTCTTGAAGAAATTGATTTTGAAGTAGTAGAGATAAAAGAGTTCAATCTTCACACAGATGAAATCGCTGATAAATTGATTTTTATTTGTAGAAAAAAGTAA